A genomic window from Pecten maximus chromosome 4, xPecMax1.1, whole genome shotgun sequence includes:
- the LOC117325976 gene encoding plasminogen activator inhibitor 1 RNA-binding protein-like isoform X2, with protein sequence MDSHYGVEVTNKFALNIDDDDDPFEIIQQQEELKKKLDTQDKTSQKSKKAKQAKKNVLQPENKNKQSEQSVLKKEDKINNQSQSRQDRPPRSARQNREPRDSRGDDDRRPRRRDDNVSNENRNEGGFQRSEGGGFNRPDSGFGGGRGGFGGRGRGGMRGSRGGRGGSRGGGGFGGDRVDRGDRKREFERHSGSDRTGVKATEKREGSGSHNWGTFKDDLEEQTKEPTTEETKEWNPTENVENHDPNESTESTEAPAEDESSKQLTLAEWKALQEKTRTKSSFNIRKAGEGCDNSQWKKGTAYKKQVEDEDDEDEEEYEEEDEHRSKQVVTDIRITFNDSPRRGRGGRRPRGGRGSRGDRGMGRGDRRGGGSRESAPKFDDENDFPSLVKA encoded by the exons ATGGATAGCCACTACGGCGTAGAGGTTACTAACAAGTTTGCTCTAAAcatagatgatgatgatgatcccTTTGAGATCATCCAGCAGCAAGAAGAGCTGAAAAAGAAGCTGGACACTCAGGACAAAACCAGCCAGAAATCGAAGAAGGCCAAACAGGCCAAGAAAAATGTCTTGCAACCTGAAAATAAGAACAAACAGTCAGAACAATCTGTTCTAAAAAAGGAAG acaaaataaacaatcaGTCACAGTCGAGACAGGATCGTCCACCTCGCAGTGCAAGACAAAACAGGGAGCCTAGAGATTCCAGAGGAGATGATGACCGACGGCCGCGAAGACGAGACGATAATGTCTCCAATGAAAATAG GAATGAAGGTGGCTTCCAGAGGTCAGAAGGTGGTGGCTTCAACCGACCAGACAGTGGATTTGGCGGTGGCCGAGGTGGGTTTGGCGGCCGTGGACGTGGAGGCATGAGAGGTAGCCGTGGTGGAAGAGGAGGCTCCCGAGGTGGTGGTGGCTTTGGTGGCGATAGAGTTGACCGTGGCGACCGCAAACGGGAATTTGAACGACACAGTGGCAGTGACAGAAC TGGTGTGAAGGCTACAGAAAAGCGAGAGGGCAGTGGATCACACAACTGGGGTACCTTTAAGGATGACTTGGA GGAACAGACAAAGGAACCAACAACGGAAGAGACCAAGGAATGGAACCCTACAGAAAATGTTGAAAACCATGATCCCAA CGAGAGCACAGAATCCACGGAAGCACCTGCTGAGGATGAGTCCTCTAAACAGTTGACCTTGGCTGAATGGAAGGCCCTGCAGGAGAAGACCCGCACGAAATCCTCGTTCAACATCCGCAAAGCCGGAGAGGGATGCGACAACTCCCAGTGGAAAAAGGGAACTGCTTACAAAAAACAAGTAGAAGATGAAGACGATGAGGATGAGGAAGAATATGAAGAG GAGGATGAACACAGATCCAAACAGGTAGTTACGGACATCCGTATTACCTTCAATGACTCCCCACGGAGGGGCAGAGGTGGAAGAAGGCCTAGGGGTGGCCGAGGAAGTCGTGGCGATCGTGGAATGGGACGCGGAGATAGAAGAGGCGGTGGCTCTCGGGAATCCGCACCCAAATTTGACGACGAGAACGATTTCCCGAGCCTCGTCAAAGCCTGA
- the LOC117325977 gene encoding zinc finger protein 367-like has protein sequence MYSWNYKDENKNIPYSTSPTTFGRSSPDGDSSDSEEYEGPQDPNGRRGRPRADAITKLIFKGAVSMSSIRCETCNRVFPREKSLQAHMRTHTGERPYLCDYPSCGKSFCQSGQLKTHQRLHTGEKPFICSANGCESLFTHANRHCQDHPYASLKRVNPQITINGLQKLIQSESNPAVRDWLTRQITNKEERIFNRQRPGNVKRVKKSSQEVNIKIEPELLPVPDENVMPLHQQQQEEQMMEERLLESMTSHHQHHHHQEQQPHQVHMLNGQCNMPLNNNHYMMPMNNNMCDMSMNNHYDMNMSNHCNLSVHGFEDPQPIILPQNQLQPVDSDYDYHTIDPYQPVDYDYLPQKEAHEMTLSEQTDKWISALALVELSHGMA, from the exons ATGTATTCGTGGAACTATAaggatgaaaacaaaaacattcccTACAGTACGTCCCCGACAACATTTGGGAGGAGTTCCCCAGATGGAGATTCATCGGACAGTGAGGAATACGAGGGACCCCAGGACCCTAACGGGCGCCGTGGACGGCCCCGGGCCGACGCTATTACCAAGCTGATATTCAAGGGAGCCGTGTCTATGAGTAGTATACGGTGCGAGACCTGCAATCGAGTCTTCCCACGTGAGAAATCTCTACAGGCTCACATGAGAactcatacag GCGAGAGACCATACCTTTGTGACTACCCCAGTTGTGGAAAATCTTTCTGTCAAAGCGGACAGCTGAAAACACACCAACGACTACACACAGGAGAAAAGCCATTCATATGCTCTGCTAACG GATGCGAGAGCCTATTTACTCACGCCAACAGACATTGTCAGGATCATCCGTATGCATCACTCAAACGAGTCAACCCACAGATCACCATCAATGGACTCCAGAAACTCATCCAAAGCGAGTCAAACCCAGCAGTCAGAGATTGGCTCACAAG ACAAATTACCAATAAGGAAGAGCGCATATTTAACAGACAGAGACCTGGGAATGTGAAACGTGTCAAAAAATCTTCACAGGAAGTCAATATCAAGATAGAACCAGAACTGCTTCCAGTTCCTGATGAGAATGTCATGCCCCTTCATCAACAACAGCAGGAGGAACAAATGATGGAAGAGCGTCTGTTAGAGTCGATGACGAGCCATCACCAACACCATCATCACCAAGAACAACAGCCACATCAGGTTCACATGCTCAATGGTCAGTGTAACATGCCCTTGAACAACAACCACTATATGATGCCAATGAACAATAACATGTGCGACATGAGCATGAACAATCACTACGACATGAACATGAGTAATCACTGTAACCTCAGTGTCCATGGTTTCGAGGACCCTCAGCCAATCATACTTCCACAGAACCAGCTACAGCCTGTGGATTCCGACTATGACTACCACACAATTGACCCCTACCAGCCTGTCGACTACGACTATTTACCTCAGAAAGAGGCACACGAAATGACCCTAAGTGAGCAAACAGACAAGTGGATATCGGCACTCGCACTCGTGGAGTTATCTCATGGCATGGCGTAA
- the LOC117325976 gene encoding plasminogen activator inhibitor 1 RNA-binding protein-like isoform X1 has translation MDSHYGVEVTNKFALNIDDDDDPFEIIQQQEELKKKLDTQDKTSQKSKKAKQAKKNVLQPENKNKQSEQSVLKKEDKINNQSQSRQDRPPRSARQNREPRDSRGDDDRRPRRRDDNVSNENRNEGGFQRSEGGGFNRPDSGFGGGRGGFGGRGRGGMRGSRGGRGGSRGGGGFGGDRVDRGDRKREFERHSGSDRTSGVKATEKREGSGSHNWGTFKDDLEEQTKEPTTEETKEWNPTENVENHDPNESTESTEAPAEDESSKQLTLAEWKALQEKTRTKSSFNIRKAGEGCDNSQWKKGTAYKKQVEDEDDEDEEEYEEEDEHRSKQVVTDIRITFNDSPRRGRGGRRPRGGRGSRGDRGMGRGDRRGGGSRESAPKFDDENDFPSLVKA, from the exons ATGGATAGCCACTACGGCGTAGAGGTTACTAACAAGTTTGCTCTAAAcatagatgatgatgatgatcccTTTGAGATCATCCAGCAGCAAGAAGAGCTGAAAAAGAAGCTGGACACTCAGGACAAAACCAGCCAGAAATCGAAGAAGGCCAAACAGGCCAAGAAAAATGTCTTGCAACCTGAAAATAAGAACAAACAGTCAGAACAATCTGTTCTAAAAAAGGAAG acaaaataaacaatcaGTCACAGTCGAGACAGGATCGTCCACCTCGCAGTGCAAGACAAAACAGGGAGCCTAGAGATTCCAGAGGAGATGATGACCGACGGCCGCGAAGACGAGACGATAATGTCTCCAATGAAAATAG GAATGAAGGTGGCTTCCAGAGGTCAGAAGGTGGTGGCTTCAACCGACCAGACAGTGGATTTGGCGGTGGCCGAGGTGGGTTTGGCGGCCGTGGACGTGGAGGCATGAGAGGTAGCCGTGGTGGAAGAGGAGGCTCCCGAGGTGGTGGTGGCTTTGGTGGCGATAGAGTTGACCGTGGCGACCGCAAACGGGAATTTGAACGACACAGTGGCAGTGACAGAAC CAGTGGTGTGAAGGCTACAGAAAAGCGAGAGGGCAGTGGATCACACAACTGGGGTACCTTTAAGGATGACTTGGA GGAACAGACAAAGGAACCAACAACGGAAGAGACCAAGGAATGGAACCCTACAGAAAATGTTGAAAACCATGATCCCAA CGAGAGCACAGAATCCACGGAAGCACCTGCTGAGGATGAGTCCTCTAAACAGTTGACCTTGGCTGAATGGAAGGCCCTGCAGGAGAAGACCCGCACGAAATCCTCGTTCAACATCCGCAAAGCCGGAGAGGGATGCGACAACTCCCAGTGGAAAAAGGGAACTGCTTACAAAAAACAAGTAGAAGATGAAGACGATGAGGATGAGGAAGAATATGAAGAG GAGGATGAACACAGATCCAAACAGGTAGTTACGGACATCCGTATTACCTTCAATGACTCCCCACGGAGGGGCAGAGGTGGAAGAAGGCCTAGGGGTGGCCGAGGAAGTCGTGGCGATCGTGGAATGGGACGCGGAGATAGAAGAGGCGGTGGCTCTCGGGAATCCGCACCCAAATTTGACGACGAGAACGATTTCCCGAGCCTCGTCAAAGCCTGA